The following coding sequences lie in one Rhinolophus ferrumequinum isolate MPI-CBG mRhiFer1 chromosome 16, mRhiFer1_v1.p, whole genome shotgun sequence genomic window:
- the EGR2 gene encoding E3 SUMO-protein ligase EGR2 isoform X2: MNGVAGDGMINIDMTGEKRSLDLPYPSSFAPVSAPRNQTFTYMGKFSIDPQYAGASCYPEGIINIVSAGILQGVTSPASTTASSSVTSASPNPLATGPLGVCTMSQTQPDLDHLYSPPPPPPPYSGCAGDLYQDPSAFLSAATTSTSSSLAYPPPPSYPSPKPATDPGLFPMIPDYPGFFPSQCQRDLHGTAGPDRKPFPCPLDSLRVPPPLTPLSTIRNFTLGGPSAGATGPGASGGSEGPRLPGSSSVAAAAAAYNPHHLPLRPILRPRKYPNRPSKTPVHERPYPCPAEGCDRRFSRSDELTRHIRIHTGHKPFQCRICMRNFSRSDHLTTHIRTHTGEKPFACDYCGRKFARSDERKRHTKIHLRQKERKSSAPSSSVPAASTASCTGGTQAGVPLCSSNSSTIGGGSLAPCSSRTRTP; the protein is encoded by the exons ATGAATGGAGTGGCCGGAG aTGGCATGATCAACATTGACATGACTGGAGAGAAGAGGTCCTTGGATCTCCCATATCCCAGCAGCTTTGCTCCTGTCTCTGCACCCCGAAACCAGACCTTCACTTACATGGGCAAGTTCTCCATTGACCCTCAATACGCTGGTGCCAGCTGCTACCCAGAAGGCATCATCAATATTGTGAGTGCAGGCATCCTGCAAGGGGTCACTTCCCCAGCTTCGACCACAGCCTCATCCAGCGTCacctctgcctcccccaacccACTGGCCACAGGACCGCTGGGTGTGTGCACCATGTCCCAGACCCAGCCTGACCTGGACCACCTCTACTCTCCACCGCCGCCACCTCCTCCTTATTCTGGCTGTGCAGGAGACCTCTACCAGGACCCCTCAGCCTTCCTGTCGGCAGCCACCACTTCCACCTCCTCCTCTCTGGCCTACCCACCACCTCCTTCCTACCCGTCCCCCAAGCCAGCAACGGACCCAGGTCTCTTCCCCATGATACCAGACTATCCTGGATTTTTCCCATCACAGTGCCAGAGAGACCTACATGGTACAGCTGGCCCCGACCGCaagcccttcccctgccccctaGACTCCCTGCGAGTGCCCCCTCCACTCACTCCACTCTCCACTATCCGCAACTTTACTCTGGGGGGCCCTAGTGCTGGAGCCACAGGGCCAGGGGCCAGTGGAGGCAGCGAGGGACCCCGGCTGCCTGGCAGCAGCTCAGTagcagcagctgctgctgcttaTAACCCCCACCACCTGCCGCTGCGGCCCATCCTGAGGCCTCGCAAGTACCCCAACAGGCCTAGCAAGACGCCTGTGCATGAGAGGCCCTACCCGTGCCCAGCAGAAGGCTGTGACAGGCGCTTTTCTCGCTCTGACGAGCTGACACGGCACATCCGAATCCACACGGGGCACAAGCCCTTCCAGTGTCGGATTTGCATGCGCAACTTCAGCCGTAGTGACCACCTCACTACCCACATCCGCACCCACACTGGTGAGAAGCCCTTTGCCTGTGACTACTGCGGCCGCAAGTTTGCCCGGAGTGATGAGAGGAAGCGCCACACCAAGATCCACCTGAGACAGAAGGAGCGCAAAAGCAGTGCCCCTTCCTCATCTGTGCCAGCAGCCTCTACGGCCTCGTGCACGGGGGGCACGCAGGCTGGGGTGCCCTTgtgcagcagcaacagcagcactATTGGTGGAGGGTCCCTGGCCCCTTGCTCTTCTAGGACCCGGACACCTTGA
- the EGR2 gene encoding E3 SUMO-protein ligase EGR2 isoform X1, whose product MRVGIPSEASSCRWSARGPRDPPDRRRSGLTHVLSDNIYPVEDFAATSVTIFPNAELGGPFDQMNGVAGDGMINIDMTGEKRSLDLPYPSSFAPVSAPRNQTFTYMGKFSIDPQYAGASCYPEGIINIVSAGILQGVTSPASTTASSSVTSASPNPLATGPLGVCTMSQTQPDLDHLYSPPPPPPPYSGCAGDLYQDPSAFLSAATTSTSSSLAYPPPPSYPSPKPATDPGLFPMIPDYPGFFPSQCQRDLHGTAGPDRKPFPCPLDSLRVPPPLTPLSTIRNFTLGGPSAGATGPGASGGSEGPRLPGSSSVAAAAAAYNPHHLPLRPILRPRKYPNRPSKTPVHERPYPCPAEGCDRRFSRSDELTRHIRIHTGHKPFQCRICMRNFSRSDHLTTHIRTHTGEKPFACDYCGRKFARSDERKRHTKIHLRQKERKSSAPSSSVPAASTASCTGGTQAGVPLCSSNSSTIGGGSLAPCSSRTRTP is encoded by the exons ATGCGAGTCGGGATCCCCTCCGAGGCATCGTCTTGCCGGTGGTCAGCGCGGGGGCCGCGAGACCCGCCGGACCGCAGGCGGAGCGGGCTGACGCACGTG CTGTCTGACAACATCTACCCGGTGGAGGACTTCGCCGCCACGTCGGTGACCATCTTCCCCAATGCCGAACTGGGAGGCCCCTTTGACCAGATGAATGGAGTGGCCGGAG aTGGCATGATCAACATTGACATGACTGGAGAGAAGAGGTCCTTGGATCTCCCATATCCCAGCAGCTTTGCTCCTGTCTCTGCACCCCGAAACCAGACCTTCACTTACATGGGCAAGTTCTCCATTGACCCTCAATACGCTGGTGCCAGCTGCTACCCAGAAGGCATCATCAATATTGTGAGTGCAGGCATCCTGCAAGGGGTCACTTCCCCAGCTTCGACCACAGCCTCATCCAGCGTCacctctgcctcccccaacccACTGGCCACAGGACCGCTGGGTGTGTGCACCATGTCCCAGACCCAGCCTGACCTGGACCACCTCTACTCTCCACCGCCGCCACCTCCTCCTTATTCTGGCTGTGCAGGAGACCTCTACCAGGACCCCTCAGCCTTCCTGTCGGCAGCCACCACTTCCACCTCCTCCTCTCTGGCCTACCCACCACCTCCTTCCTACCCGTCCCCCAAGCCAGCAACGGACCCAGGTCTCTTCCCCATGATACCAGACTATCCTGGATTTTTCCCATCACAGTGCCAGAGAGACCTACATGGTACAGCTGGCCCCGACCGCaagcccttcccctgccccctaGACTCCCTGCGAGTGCCCCCTCCACTCACTCCACTCTCCACTATCCGCAACTTTACTCTGGGGGGCCCTAGTGCTGGAGCCACAGGGCCAGGGGCCAGTGGAGGCAGCGAGGGACCCCGGCTGCCTGGCAGCAGCTCAGTagcagcagctgctgctgcttaTAACCCCCACCACCTGCCGCTGCGGCCCATCCTGAGGCCTCGCAAGTACCCCAACAGGCCTAGCAAGACGCCTGTGCATGAGAGGCCCTACCCGTGCCCAGCAGAAGGCTGTGACAGGCGCTTTTCTCGCTCTGACGAGCTGACACGGCACATCCGAATCCACACGGGGCACAAGCCCTTCCAGTGTCGGATTTGCATGCGCAACTTCAGCCGTAGTGACCACCTCACTACCCACATCCGCACCCACACTGGTGAGAAGCCCTTTGCCTGTGACTACTGCGGCCGCAAGTTTGCCCGGAGTGATGAGAGGAAGCGCCACACCAAGATCCACCTGAGACAGAAGGAGCGCAAAAGCAGTGCCCCTTCCTCATCTGTGCCAGCAGCCTCTACGGCCTCGTGCACGGGGGGCACGCAGGCTGGGGTGCCCTTgtgcagcagcaacagcagcactATTGGTGGAGGGTCCCTGGCCCCTTGCTCTTCTAGGACCCGGACACCTTGA